AGTACATAAATAGTGATggggaaaaattaataaattatccTTATGTACCTAGACATCTGCTCAACCAACCAAGATTTCTAAAGGGTCAGCTGCATGTCTGGAAATGTAGCCACTGGTGTCTTAAATAGAAGACATGGAAGTAGACATGggttttgatatatttttttttttttaacttctacaTTGCGTGatgtaccaaaaaaaaccacaaccaccaaaacacaagaaagcaaataaaaaaatcccaccacATGAAAGCCACAGGTAATGCTGATGATCGTGAAGTGCTTGAAGATCACGTGTCTTCAGTCACCACAAAGCAAAGATGTGTCAAAAGTATGttgcttcagctgcaaaacaaatgtgCAGGAATCACTACATACCTATCAGGTATGAGGATTAAATGAATTGATCagccttttctgtctttttaataataatcatttgtatttaaaagagGGAATAACGTTTTGTCATCCACATCTAAGGAACAGCTTTTTTTGTCATTCATGGGGAGCAGAACTCAGAATTCTTATTGCAAAAAGAGACCAGAGAGCAGATGAGGCGAAATGACATATTCAGGTAAAACATGAGCCACCAGCTCACAACAAGCAAGTTCAGTGCAGTGACAgtcctcctgctcttccctAGGGACTGGGCAGAACTGCTCAAGAAGGAGTAGATGGAAACAGCTGCCAATAGATGAGTTCTGGAAAGGATTCAAGCCACAGTACTTGCTGCGGCTTGGGAGTTTGTGATGGGCAGAGCTTACTGAATGACTGGTATCTATGATTTTGGACTGGACAGCTATCAGTCAGTTCTTAGATATGGGACCCAGAAAAAATATTGCGGAACAAAGCCATGTATAGGGCATTCTCTGATatctttgtaattttaaagtgagaaaggaaagtaCATCTCTAACCGCAGAGCTCTAGAACAGGTTTATCTAGCTTCAAGTGGAAAATCATGATCCTTCCTGCTCATAGACGGAAGAGACCTGAGGTCCATAGAATCTTGGTTCTACTTGTACATGGACAATTCACTAGGTTGCATTTAGCTAGCAGGagcttgcattttatttttttttaacctaaatatCTTTCTCATGACAGAAGACAGCAAGAGAGATGTTGAAGAACTGAGCCTTGATGTCATTTCCTCAGAGTTCGTACCAGGCAGAGCTGACAGCAGACCAGCGCCTTCCTCTTCCACGCCCAGGCTGAAGTCAAAGGCCCGTAATGCTTGTGAGTgagttttgtcttttatttatatatatgtatgtatgtatgtatatagtAATTATCACCATATTGATAAACACTCTTTGGAACTGGTCTGATGGCAGGGGTAGGAACAGGAGTTGGCCTGTTAGtacctcagcacttctgtttccaaccaacctaaaacaaaaaaaaaatagccgCACAAACCACTACATCTTATTTCTCAGAGAAGCCCTATGGAAAGAGGCTTCTTTAAGCTGTGGTTGCACATAGTACTAAAGATAAAAGAACACTGCTAATGTATTTTTCACGAATGTGCCTATGCTGTAATTCATTCACTCAAAACAATGGTTTCTCTTGACCTTGAGATTGATTGAACAGGTGGCAAAAAGGTAAGTTTAGGAAATTCAGTGACGCAATGCCAATAACTTTGTCATCTTGCATATTTTCTAGCATACTgtgaagaataaataaatggcaaaagCTAAAGTGTCCttggcaaacaaacaaacaaaatagtaCCCTGTGATATTTTTACCTTTGCTTCCCCTCACCACACACAGTTTACGCCCACAGAGCTTGAAATATTAACCCAGcatgttaatttatttcttccagagTTGCCCTGGCCATTGGATTTAACATCTCTTGGAAGTACTTCAAACCAAATAGCTGGCTCCATCTCTAGCTTTGTTAATTAGGCACATtactttgttgcttttttcataTCGTTTAATGTAATTGGCATTTGTGCAGCTTTCTAAAGGCATGTTTGGGCCTACATTTTGTGCAGCTGGCTCTAAACTGCAAGCTATTTCAAGTGTCTAGTTCTCTAGAAGACCGCCTTCGAGAGCATGGAGCATCTGTGTTGAGCGCATACCATGCTTCCTTTCCAAAACGAAGGAAATGATTAGTGTGACACATGTTCTTCCTTGTATACGTTTGTATTTCTATGGCATTATGTTTGTAATGGGAGCATTAGCCGGCCTGTTTGAAGAACAGGACTCCATCTACAAGCTGTTGTGTAAATGCTTAGCTATAATACAGTCTTTATCCTAGCCACCTTTATTCAGCTCACAGGGATACTTTGCCATATAGACATAAACGGCTGTGATTCTTCACATAGAAGTGAATCTTTGCAAGCCATGAATTTGGCCTCGCTGTGATAAATCCTACAGATAAGGGTGCCAACGCAGTGTCAGTTGCCAGTAAAACCGATGAAGGCAGGAATTCAGTACATTCTTCGATTGTTGTGGTGTGAAATGCTGTACCTGAATTGAAGAAGTGATTTATATAAAagtttaggaagaaaatatatatgtatgcactGAAGAAATCATCTAGTTCCTCTTTTTCATAGAAATGCTGCCCTCTAGcggtctgaaaaaaaaaagcaaaagttgcTTATTAATTGCAATAATATAATTTCCACTCATGTGGCAGCAAGTAGGAATAAAATTATGCCTGTTAGAATAAAAGACACATGGATTGTCTGAGTTGCAGCCTTGGGAAACCCACAAGTAGCATAAGGCAAAGTAAAGAAAGTTGTAACAACAAGGCATTGCTTTACTTGTACAGGCCTGCTGACTCTCTTCTGTGAACAaccaactgaaaatgaaaagtcttTCTCACAAATGGCAGGATTGTAATGTTGCCACACGGTGCTAGTCGAAACCACCTATTTCAAACAGAACCACATGTGAGGAAACGTTCATGAGCTGAACGCACAGGTCTCACAGGACATCTGTTCCCAAATGTGATGGATCatctcctaaaaaaaaacaaaaacaaaaaaaccatcCTGGCTCGCAGTCAGTCAGACACAGGGCACTGCACACAGCGGTCGTCAGTGAACCAAGAGGACCCTTATATCCTCCCAGAACGTGAAGCTAAGCCACAGGGTAAAATAAAAGTCAATCAGGTTTTGTCTTTCAGATACATCAGCCAAGTGCATTCGTTTGAGGATTCAGAAGTAAAGCATCCATGTGAAGGAAAGGAATGTTTTATGGCCAAGGTGTAAGGTAGATGATCTTTAGGTATGTCACCTCTACACTTGCTAATGTTTTCCTCGCGTAGTTTGAGTTGTTCTGTCCAAATATTATGTAAGACTGTTTCTCAGCTTGTTCTGTTCTACACCTGCATTTTAGGTGGAGGTGACTGTGAATGCCGAGGTTTGTGTACCACTGAGGACCAGAGGACCATGGCATTGCAAGCCCTGCCGTCTGGTAAGTAAGCTGTCTCCCCCAGCACCATTTCTAACAGCTCAGGCCATACCCAAAGGAAAATAGACTGATTTCCCCAGATTTGTGCATCAATAAAAAAACGAACAAACTGCTATTCCTTCCAAttgccttctgttttttcaAGAAGGCTCTTTGGTAGCAAAGTGCTTGGCATTTCCCTGGTGTATGGGGCTCCAGGTGGTGACTGAagacagtaaatatttttgccGTTTCTCCGCCAATTGATTTTCCGTtatgaaaagatgagaaaacagaacattcaACTCACCAAGAGTAGACTTCACAAAGAAATGCAGTCTGCAAATTATCCAGCAGATGCCGCTGTTGGACAAATAAATAGCTCAAGGTCAGTTCAGGCTGCCAAGGGAGAAGTGATGTTTCAGAGGGTTTCCACAGTTGCAGGTTTTTATCCAGCACCTCCCGCTCTGGTCCCTTAAGACTGGGAGACCCATTTTACAACCATGCACTTGTGACATTAGCTGACTGTGCTGAGACCCAGACTTCTGAATGAATCTGActccaagcaaaaaaaaaaaaaaaaaaaaaaaaaaccaacaacaaaaaaccacccttTATACCGATCACAACCTCACTGAAGTAGGTTATTAGTTTTTTGTcctaattttaaatgcattttcatataAATAGTGGAAAGCTTCACTTCATACTCAGTATTTGCCTGCCTACTGATGAATATGGGGTTATTCCTTGAGTCTTATATAAAATACCATACTTGATTATGTTGTTAAGACCCATACAGTAAATAAGTTACTGAAGTTCCTAATTCCTGATGGGAcctgggtgggaagggacaaTGCAGGGGCTCTCCTGTATTACACTAAGGCTCATTCTGTCCCTTGTTAGCCCTGAAATCTCAAATATTGAGTGGTGAGCCACTAGTCTCTACTCAGTGTCATTCCCAGCTGTGCAACAAACTTTTTGAGAAGGGAGCTGCATAGACCAAGGAGAGGAAGTCATGGCTGTGCAACagatttactgaaaaacatGGTTTGAAAGGCTGAGGCAGGGCTAGCGGAGAAGCAGTAGTAAGTAGTGCTTAGTGAGGGACTCAGGTATACCTCTCAAGATGATCTCTGGGATGTTTGGCATTGGGCCTACTATTTCCATACCGCACTCTCACAGGCTGAATGCAGCGTTGCTGTCAGAGATGCGCACTCCAATAGTAGGAAGACAATTTTGCACACTGCTAGCGAAGCCGACTGCTGAATGGAAGTTATGCAAAATGACCTTCATACCATCTCCTGCTGTCGCAGGCTCTGTCAGCCACGCGTTTTGGAAACGTTGAAGATTTTCAACGTTATTAGGAGGatagtttctgttttctgtttttcaagataGGGTGAGCTTGTAAAGCCTGTGGTTACGCTCTGGGCATCAGCGTATCCCAAGCCGTTGTGATAGAAATGGGTCAGTAAGCTGAGCACAGGCAAGGGCACACGGCAGGGGGATAGTGCATGGCTTTGTGCTGCTACGTGGGTACTCTCCCAGGCAGTACTATGTGCAGCAGCTTGAAACTAGTCCCACTGAAGTCGGAAGCTCAGCCACTGATTTCAAGGaacaaattaataattttaatcaagagggaaataatttaatttaacatgCAGGTGGTATCTtgtttgcttctgtgttttgccTTTGGATATGGTTCTTCTGGTGATGATAATATTGCTTTTACGAGTGAAATGAGCAGGTTTTGCACTTTCAAGTATCTCTGCAAAATGTGAACTGTAAAAtgcaaactgtttttccttccacattCAGTAAGGTCTGATATAAGGTCTTTATCTTGTGCTCAAAATGACAAGTCATTTTAAAAGAGCAGCATCTGGTACAAAACTGCCAATTTAATATTGCTTTATTACTATTGGATACAgataataaaatcttttaaaaggaaaaatataccagcagtagttaatatttttcttacagctaaaattgaatttttagTTTGTGAATATTTCTGTAGTGGTCTCAATGATAATTTGGGAAAGGGTGTATAATAacattgttatttaaaaaaaaaaaaaggcaattttattgcactttttttgttatgtggaatactgaaaatagaaaaaagttccctttatttttgtatatttgtaaaTGTCCTGATGAAATTTCAAAACCAAAGCACTTAGCATACATAATTAACGTACACATTTATGCCCTTTCTCTTTATCCATTGCAACAGTTTGAATAAGTTTGAGTAAGATAAACCAATAATGCTGGTTTCATCATGCAGCTTCAGCAGAGCTTTCTGAAGCTACCAAATCAAACCAAACGTTGCTAAGATACACACTTATCTTCATGTTCAAGAGCagctaattttctttaattggtAGTAGTTATCTGACTTTCTGGAGGTAGCCTTCTGTAGGAAGCATCAAACAGTTCTAAAACCTTCAGTGAAAAGTTTCACACCTACAATGGGTCTGGCTCTGACTTGCCTTGTCAAGGCAGCTTGAGAAGATGAAGGGTCTGGTTTGCAGTGCTCCTCAGTTTTCCCTAAGCTCTGCATGTCAGTGCCATTGGCcagattcagatttttttcaatcttCATCCTGCAGAATATTGACTCGGAACCCATAGGCTATAAATCAATGGTTTCAGACTGTTGGTGTGTGTCTGTAGTGCACCCTGGTGTGTTTCTGTAGACCCAGCTAGACTGCAGTTTGCCTTGCAGGGTGATCCCTAAATGCGTTTTCAGGAGCCCAATTTAAGAACCAAAGTCTGCAAACGCTGGGTCAGCCTTATCTGTTCCTCAGCTCTGCTTATGTTCCTTGTCACGGTTGGAACTGAAACAAAGCTCAGAATCCAGTTTTTTTCCaactttgaaatgtttgcaCATGGACGGGGTTGTACTTCCGTCAGCAACATGCCATCCTCTTGATGCACAAATGAGGAGAGTAATTtcaggcatttattttaaaaataccgCCTTAGAAATAGACGGGCAAAAATTGCACAGGgtgtatatttttcttatttaagttgaaaaataaatatagctgTAATCTAAGTGTGTATTTATCAGCATCGATGCCCTTTGGTCTTGCTCCTGTGGACTTCTCTGACTGACATCAGTGGGAAAAAGATGGGTTCTGCACAGTAAatctatgaatatttttttcatctttatccATCCATCTATTTTGGGATGTGCTAAATGCCTGCTCTCTGTTGTAACATTAACATCAGTATGTGGAAACTTGGGTTgctaaaataaatcactgaaatgcAATATACATGACTTCACGTGGAACTGCATGTACATTGTTGGGCACAAGCACCCTGCGCCCGTTGTGCCGTGCCAGCTGTACAGCGGGGTGCTTCCTATTGTGTCCTATAGAAGCGGGGTCTCAAAGTGAGACGGGCAGCTTTGTGCTGCCAGTTTATATAAATAGTCTTTTTAGTCCCTGAGCCGGCAAAAGTATTTCTTGGTTGCCATTATCGTGATTGTGAATTTGAATCCATGATGCTTTTACCAGGCTCGGAGTACGAGGATGACAAGGTCGTGGTATTTctcacaagtatttttttcattgtgcgCCTGTTTGTTTGCTGGAGGCAATGAAATTGTTATAATTTATATGTGAAGTACTGATTTGTGGGGCTCTAGCAGTGTTTCTTTAGTTTTGTGAGTTAAAGGTAGTGGCTTTGATCAAAATAGCACGGGGCATTTTTCTCACCTTAGCAGAGGCACTCCTGATTCATGACAGTATGAATGAGCACACCCGCaagttcatttcctttttatatttaagggaaaaatgaaggtaaataagagggggaaaaggggtAAGCTCAACACTTACAACCTGGACTGTTTTCTGCCCACAGCAAAGTCAATGGGACACCTTTACAGAGCTGGACGTTGATGAAGGTGTAGAGGGGACAGCCCTGCCTCAGAGTCCCCTCCGATCTGCACAGTGGTCCCGTGCCTCAGAGCACCAGTTTGTCATCCACCATGGTCACCACACACAATGAGGGAGCTGATGAGCTGTTCCCCTCTTCCTGCTTAAGAGGTAAGAGCTGCACAAATTCCCTCTGTAATAATCACCTAAGTATTTAGAGCTGCTGCTATCtcgttgtttgtttgtttgttttactgtgaaGTTTAAACAAAAGCCATAAATCACAGGGATATGACAAGGAACAGGTTGTTGAATATGGACTGTAGCTGCTGGTTATTCTTGTCTGAATGTACAGATATGCTCTGATGGTTACTTATCAATGACAATCTGCTCCAGGCTTAACCCTGAGCAGGGCAAGCTTGCAAGGTTACACATGTATACTGAATGAAACATACCCCACCGGTAATTTTTAGCGAGGCTctaaacaagaaataaatccCTGGAGTAGTGTTGCCAGAGATGCATAAAGTTCAAATCCAAATTAAAACTGCCTTTCTTTGGCCTAAATTCTGACCTGAACTTGAGGAAAACTGTGATCTATATTTTGAACTTTATGACAGAAAATCActtgaaattaaattctaaTAACATGGtacaaacacttgaaaattaaaacttgaaTGGAAAAATCTGAACATATATCTCGGTGTGTAGTACCTGGTCTTGCAAAATATGGTCACAAGACCTTAACTTATGGTAGCTGCAGTGGACGTTGAAGAATCTGAGTTACTGAGACTTGTAGCTCTGATACAGCTTGGTAAGCTCAAGTCCTACAATGTAATTGTAAACTTGGGGGGGAAGAGAAATATGCTTATTTACTTCACAAATCTATTTTGTAAAGACTATCAACGTGTAAGACTTGGTTTAGAAATTGCTAAGATACGTGAAGAAGGTAGACCCCTGTTCAGCAATGCCGTTACACAAAGTAATTGAAAGTAGTGCAGCTGAAGCATGTTCTTGATTTCATTGCTGAATCAGAGCCTGTATCTTCTTCCTGCCAAGGCAGCGATCTTAACACCACTCCTAAATGCACTAGTAATTCTAGAAGCTCTAATGAAAGTCAAGGTAACGCCATAGATTTTATAAATAAGGGTCTTTATTTAGAATACTGTTGAAAACATTCTTGGCAACCACattgtataaatatataaagttAAAGTTTGGCACAACAAACCAAgcaacattaaatattttttcctttttttgttttgtttttagtcttttgttttttttccttttcctttttttttttttttttccaaagcaactCTTATTTACAATTatacaaaatgttttacaaaaaatGGTCCACAACCTTATTTTGGCCAGAACAAGGGGTAATAGGAAGGATCTGTCATGCCACTGCTGTTgtagatttctgttttcctccacaTTCAAGAGCCAGGTTCCTATTCTCCAAAGCCCAGATAAAAACGTTGGCCATTTTATGGTATACAATTTTATCTCTAGATATATTAAATAACTTTAGTTTAACAACCAATAAATAACTAGGTGTATCTTGATGTAATACAGGTTTGAAAAGTTATATAAGAAATTTTGCATGATACTTTAAAACTGGAACAAGTCTTGAAGTCTTTTCAGTCTTAGAAGGCAGGTCTCAGAGCTTGGCAGAATGgagcaatttcttttcagtgcagtCCAGCTGGACCTGCCTTTATAGCACTTGGTAGATagggttgctgctgctgctatccTGGGGAAGAGGGGTGCAGTTGGTGGGGGAAGGAACTTGGGCTCCGCTATCATTCAGGCTTGCTCCTTCTTGGGGGGAACAGGGACTGCCTTCAGCAACAGTTTCAGCTGGAGGCAGTATGGGACACGTGGAGTTATCTGTGGAAATCCTCTCCACAATGCTTGAGAGGCAATCAAGGCTGGAAACAACAGAACTCTTCCCATGCTTTGGATCTAAGGACAAACAAAGATAAGATCAATTTATCCAATGAGTACTGTATGTCAGTAGGATGTAGTTCTTTCATAAAACCCCAGCAAGTGGCTGAAAGTACTCATTTGTGAGCATATAAAGATTCAAAGGAAATGAGTATCAACTAAGGATGCCAATTATCacaaaagaaattgtaatttGCAAAATGGAAGAGAGCTAAGCAAAATATGCGACTTTTCGGGGAGGGTGGATCCAGGGATTCACTTCAGCACAtaaaaagggaatggaaaattGGAATTCCATCAACAATTTCTCTAATTTGGATCAGTGATATCTGGTTAGAACAGTCTTCATGCAAAACATGGTTAAAGACTGAAGATTAATTGCAGAGAGGAATGCATTTTTATCCAGATGTTACATTTACAAAGTAGGAAATGCAGCTATAACATATCCCTATACTTGCAAATACATCTAGAGGTAATCCAGTGCTTCTACTAGCATCAGCAGCTCGCTGGCTGAAAAGGCAGGTTCCTTCTTCAGCCCAGCTGGGGTCAGCTAAATGACCAGGGACGGAGAAGGCACAGGGGAGGCTGCTGCATTGGCTGTCCCTGTCGCCGTGTTTCTCACACTGCCGTTACAGCAGATACTCACCATTTGGTGATTCTGTGTAGTAGCTACTGTCATAGCTGTTTCTTCTACGAGAGCTGCAAGGAGGCCCGCTGTACTCCATCTGGAAAGGAGAACAATCTGAGTGAGATCACTGGTTGGGGGACAGCTTATTCCTCAAATCCCAAGAACTatctattttgtatttcagtccCCAATTTTCAGCCCCCTAACACTCGAGTCCTGGCTAAAATGCTATCAAGTTTGTGTCTTAGAATGAGGCAGATCttaacttgcaaaaaaaaaaaatcaccccaaaGTATTTTGTGTGGCACAGCTgttccaaaaggaaaattacCAGGAAAATTACCACTGTTGTTACAACTAATGCTGTAGTTTTACCAAGGAGATGAGGTTTTCCAACATTCTCACCTGTTATTGCCCTGTACCTACATTCATTTTACGATAGGGAGTCCAAGCGAGGaaccaatcttttttttttttttttgatttattttttgaagactTTTCCAAACATGAGTTCCTCTTAAAAAGCCTTTAGTCTGTCTTTGTCCCTTTTGATTTCCTTTAGTCTCTCTTCCCAGTTCCATTTTGTACAGAAAAGCCCCTAGTCCTGGAccaatatatttgttttccatactTTAATCtaccatgaaaagaaaataaaaggcgGTATTTGTAGGAGGGGTCGTTTGTGTAAATCTTGTCTCCCATCTGCCAACTATCTCAGTCCCATATATTCAGCTCAGAGATGATTATCCTCaccaaaaaatagaaaatcatcTCAAGTCTTAAAGTGCCCTTGTGATCCCATCCCAGGCAGCTGTCCCGCATGCCAGGCACCACATCCCACCACCCCTGCGTCAGAGCACGGAGTCCAAGCCTATAGCCTCAGTGAAGAGATTAGGTGGTGAGACAGCCTCTCTGGAACCCTTCTCCCCTCCCGGTAATGAAAGAACAGGACTGAAAGGCTGGGGTCTTTTTTCTATTGCTGGGCAATGTCTTTGGAGAGGTGAAGTGAGAGGAGAAATGGAGAACCTTTTTCATAAAGGTCAAGAAAGACAACAACCGTTGCTTAGACTGTCCTGTTATCATGACgaatggcagaaaacaaaacccagactCTTTATCAGTTCCCCTGTGAGTTTTCCCCTGTAATTACCATGACCAAAGGGGAccttccttgctgctgccccTCGCAGTACtgacacagcagaggaggagaaggagatgCCCCAGGAGCTTTGAAGCATGAGGAGGGCTCGGACCTCACTGAGTTCCCAGGTACCCATCCCAGACTGCTTCCCTGAGAGCTCCCCCAGCACACAGGGAAACCTGCCTAACTTCTcccagggtttttttttccctgggaaaggcatgtaacagatttttcttcttttcctagaGAGCCTGGCATGGGGACCCTGTTGCCCTttcctgctggagttcaaggcAGGAGAAGGGACCTCATCTTCTGCCCAGGGAGGATGTAAGCCAGCAGCTatgggaagggcaggaggaggtgacTCGCCCCACACAGGTTTGGGCTGATGGAGGTCGAGGGGCCTCTGTGACAGGGCGTCTTCCCTGGGGCACTCACCATGCCGTCGGAGCAGTTGGAGCGGGGGCTGGAGGCGTCCGACTCCCCGCTGTAGTGCTCCAGCACCGGGTAGTAAACGTCCTCCTGCTCCcgcagcagtgcctgcaggcTCTCGATGTAGCGGATGGCGTTGCGCAGGATCTCCACCTTGGGCAGGCGCTGGTTGGGGTTGGTGGAGGTGCAGCGCTTGAGGGTCTCGAAGGCCTCGTTGACCTTGCTGAGCCGCCGCCTCTCCCTCATGGTGGCAGCCTTACGGCGGTCGGCATTGGTGGTCTTCCTCTTGCAAGCCTTGCATGCCCACAGCAGGCAGCGGCCAGCCTGGTGGTGCCCGCTGGGCGCCCGGACGTGCTCCTCCTCGTGCGGGTGCCCGTGGTGGTGCCCGTGGTGGTGCGGGTGCTCCTCGGGCTTCAGCAGGCCCCCCACGTGCACCAGCCGGGGGTCCAGGTCCTCAAAGAAATGCATGTCCGACGTGTTGAAGCACGGGTCATCATAGAAATCGTCGGCGGCCGCGAAGGAGCAGAGGGAGCCCTCCGTCATCTCCATGGGGCCCAGTAAGTCCATGGGGGTGGCGGAGAGGGGGCAACACGGGGGGTCGGGGACAGCGGGGGGCTCCGTGCAGGCTGCTGAGCGGTGGAGACCCTTGCACCCTCTCACCAgcgctggctgctgctgtcGCCACCGCCGACCCCCTCCCCAGCCGCACCGCTCCGGGAGCGCCGCTCGGGGCCCTATTTATGCCGGAGCCCccggcgggacggggcggggcggggcggggagggggccgtGGACGCCGGAGCCCCCGCGGAGCCCCGGCCCCTGCGTGTGGGGGGGCCCCGGCAGCCGCAGGTGCCGCCCGCTCCGCTCTTCTCCACTGtccgccccgcggccgccgggCGGCGAGGAGCCGGCACCCGCGGCGCTGTGGAGAGCCGGGGGCGGCCGCCCGGGGGCGCCGAGCCGGgccggaggcggcggcgccgcgACATGGCCGCTTGAGGGGGTGCGGGGGCACGGagcgggccggggggcgccgggacAGGGGCAGGGTGCGGTGATCCGCACGCCGCCCCGACAGCCCAGGGAGGGCATCGCCGCCCCGTCCCGCGGCGAGGAGGGTAAAAGTGCCCGGCAGGAGGAGCGGATGTGGCCGGGACCCGCTGAGGCGCGGTGGCCGTGTGCTCGGGGAGCCCCTGCCCGCCGCTGGCCCAGGTACGGATCCAGGATGCGCGCTGAGGGCGCCGTGTTGGGCTGCCGTGTCAGCACCTGGCTCCTCACACACGAGCTCAGCCGCTTAACTTTGCGTTTCAGGTTCCTCTGAGCTTCTGCTCACCTTTCTTCTGAAGCCGCTGCAGAGGTTGGCTTCCCCTCGCGAGGCAGCAGGCTGCCGCACGTGTAGTTGTGCTGTGACCGGATCGCTCCTGCGGTAAGTTTGTTGTTTTAGGCAGCTAACAGTGGCGAAGTTTGGACCTTGGAAAAACGGTATGGTTTTGGTAAGGTCTCTCAAGGCTGCTGGGGCCTGTTTTGGGCATAGGGCTGGAGCTGAGAAGTCTGGTTCTTTTTCCGATACGGAAGTACTTCAGCAGTTTAACTGCGCGATTTCAGTAACTTGATGATATTAAACTagttatggatttttttaaagtaccatGGGCTAAAATCTCTATTCTGCAGTTATAAATGCTGGTGAAACTCCAGCTCATTTAAAATCAAAGGCAAGGCTCTGTTTTCAGTAAGGCAAGGGGctgagaaaatctgaaaaagtagaaaacactGACTGGTGATCTAGTCACAGTCCCTGTGCCTGTGACTTCTCAAATGGGCTGTCATCATGGCAGATTCTTTTGTTGTTATATGATTCAGTTTTTGCTAAAATTTCCAGTCCGCAGCTCCCATTTTCTACTTACTTATTTGTCTTCAAATACAGACAAAGATAAGAACTGTTAGGCACATTCTGTCATTACCccgaagatttttttttaggtagaTGTTTTGGACTCTGTACAAGTTTGTTCTTTCACTCTATCCAGTGCTGAAAAATGATAGGTCCCAAGGAGATCAGCTATTGACCACCCTTACTCATTTAGAAGTGTATCTCCCAGCTGTTCTGAGAGGCAGAGTAGCAAGCTTGTGGAAACACTGCTGTTATTATAGAGGTTCTTTGATCCGGAGGgaatgaacagatttttttttttaatctttactgAACAgctaaaagtgaaaataatttgtattcaAAATAATGCTATGCatacagtaacagaaaaagTATAAATGAGAAATAGTTTTATGGTGTAATGCTGAACGTGTACTTTGGAATATCAAGGCTTGGTGCTGGCCATGTGACCTACT
The genomic region above belongs to Cygnus olor isolate bCygOlo1 chromosome 5, bCygOlo1.pri.v2, whole genome shotgun sequence and contains:
- the MYOD1 gene encoding myoblast determination protein 1, which translates into the protein MDLLGPMEMTEGSLCSFAAADDFYDDPCFNTSDMHFFEDLDPRLVHVGGLLKPEEHPHHHGHHHGHPHEEEHVRAPSGHHQAGRCLLWACKACKRKTTNADRRKAATMRERRRLSKVNEAFETLKRCTSTNPNQRLPKVEILRNAIRYIESLQALLREQEDVYYPVLEHYSGESDASSPRSNCSDGMMEYSGPPCSSRRRNSYDSSYYTESPNDPKHGKSSVVSSLDCLSSIVERISTDNSTCPILPPAETVAEGSPCSPQEGASLNDSGAQVPSPTNCTPLPQDSSSSNPIYQVL